A genomic region of Candidatus Neomarinimicrobiota bacterium contains the following coding sequences:
- a CDS encoding 30S ribosomal protein S12: MPTTNQLVRKGRVRERKRKATPALQGNPQKRGVCTRVYTTTPKKPNSALRKVARVRLTNSQEVSAYIPGEGHNLQEHSIVLIEGGRVKDLPGVRYHIIRGVLDTAGVEDRTTSRSRYGTKKPRR; encoded by the coding sequence GTGCCGACGACAAATCAACTCGTTCGTAAGGGACGTGTACGCGAGCGCAAGCGCAAAGCCACACCGGCTTTGCAGGGCAACCCCCAAAAACGGGGGGTCTGCACACGGGTCTATACCACGACGCCCAAAAAGCCCAACTCCGCACTGCGGAAGGTGGCCCGGGTGCGTTTGACCAATTCCCAGGAGGTCTCTGCTTACATTCCTGGCGAGGGCCACAATCTCCAGGAGCACTCCATCGTCCTCATTGAAGGCGGCCGGGTAAAGGATCTGCCCGGTGTCCGCTACCACATCATTCGTGGTGTTCTGGACACCGCGGGCGTAGAGGACCGTACGACCAGCCGCTCAAGGTACGGTACCAAAAAGCCCAGGCGCTAG
- the rpsG gene encoding 30S ribosomal protein S7, translating to MARRRRPEHREPTPDPVYNDVIIARFINNLMKRGKKSVAESIFYGAIDKIKKQAKTDGVEIFKKALENVGPLLEVKSKRVGGSTYQVPMEVRPRRRQALGMRWLISYARQRKAKTMADRLAAELIAAANKEGGAVKKREDSHRMAEANKAFAHFR from the coding sequence ATGGCTCGCCGCCGCCGACCCGAACATAGAGAACCGACCCCCGACCCTGTCTATAATGATGTGATCATCGCCAGGTTTATCAATAACCTGATGAAACGGGGCAAGAAATCGGTGGCCGAATCCATCTTCTATGGGGCGATAGACAAGATTAAGAAACAGGCCAAGACCGACGGCGTAGAAATTTTCAAGAAGGCACTGGAAAACGTGGGGCCCCTGCTCGAAGTCAAATCCAAGCGCGTGGGCGGCTCTACCTATCAGGTGCCCATGGAGGTCCGGCCCCGCAGGAGGCAGGCGCTGGGTATGCGTTGGCTGATTTCCTATGCCCGTCAGCGCAAGGCCAAAACCATGGCAGACCGCCTGGCTGCCGAACTCATCGCAGCTGCCAACAAAGAAGGCGGGGCGGTGAAAAAACGGGAAGATTCCCACCGCATGGCTGAAGCCAACAAGGCCTTCGCCCACTTCAGATAA